One region of uncultured Sulfurimonas sp. genomic DNA includes:
- the maf gene encoding septum formation inhibitor Maf has protein sequence MLRLASSSQTRALLLEEAGIEFIQESVDFNEEAIDASSPKNFVYQATLGKYEANLKEFGYEDYPLLVADTVVTAKNKILRKAKNIEDARDILMTQSGNITSIVTCMIYHSKDKKIIDISQTDYIFSEFDLDDLENYLQNKEWIGKAGACMVEGFCKPYIKEVRGFESTAMGLNTELLKTFI, from the coding sequence TTGTTACGTTTAGCATCTAGCTCCCAAACTCGTGCTTTGCTTCTAGAAGAAGCTGGCATAGAGTTCATTCAAGAATCTGTTGACTTTAACGAAGAAGCCATAGATGCATCTTCTCCTAAAAATTTTGTTTATCAAGCTACACTTGGAAAATATGAAGCAAACTTAAAAGAGTTTGGTTATGAAGATTATCCACTTTTAGTAGCGGACACAGTTGTAACTGCTAAAAATAAAATTTTAAGAAAAGCTAAAAATATAGAAGATGCAAGAGATATTTTGATGACCCAAAGTGGAAATATAACTTCTATAGTTACTTGTATGATATATCACTCAAAAGATAAAAAAATCATAGATATCTCTCAAACTGATTATATTTTTAGTGAGTTTGACCTAGATGATTTAGAAAATTATTTACAAAACAAAGAGTGGATAGGTAAGGCTGGCGCTTGTATGGTTGAGGGTTTTTGTAAGCCTTACATCAAAGAAGTTAGAGGTTTTGAGAGTACTGCTATGGGGTTAAATACAGAACTGTTAAAAACTTTTATTTAG
- the alaS gene encoding alanine--tRNA ligase, which translates to MDIREEYLRFFESKNHERIASAPLVPEDATLLFNNAGMVPFKSIFTGEIPRPSNPRATSCQTCLRAGGKHNDLENVGHTARHHTFFEMLGNFSFGNYFKEEAIDYAWEFITEVIKFPVDKLWVTVHDSDDEAELLWQKHVSKDRILRLGDSDNFWQMGDTGPCGPCSEIFYDQGAENFSGEEDYLGGEGDRFLEIWNLVFMQYERSADGSMTPLPKPSIDTGMGLERVVAIKEGVHSNYDSSLFMPIINEVETLIAKKYEYASGASYRVIADHIRTALFLLAQGINFSNEGRGYVLRRILRRAVRHGYLLGFREAFMYKLVDRVVEIMGGEYDYLALKAVAVKEQIELEEARFFKTIESGIALFEEELKNTKEVFSGEVAFKLYDTFGFPLDLTEDMLKGKNLKLDSVTFEELMLEQRTRAKAAWKGSGDADTHGDFKELLEKFGENTFVGYELMNNSSKVQALLDENFKSVDSLASGDKGWVLLDITPFYAESGGQTGDIGEIEGFAKVLDTRKFFDLNLSQISVTKELKIGDVVDVKVDISRYEITKHHSATHLLHAVLFDVLGEHISQAGSLVEADRLRFDFSHPKALTHKELVEIETRVNNEILRSIDANTQVMSIEDAKQSGAKAQFGEKYGDEVRVVSFADASVEFCGGVHVNNTANIGSFIITKESGVSAGVRRIEAVCGQAAYHHFCEQRMLIKQVESEVKNLDVIAGISRLKSNIAELKTELKEAQESVKVEITANEINGVAVVVEELVSGDIKEKIDELKNQNEKLCAMLFQVKGDKVLIAAGVKEASAKAGDWIKKIAPILGGGGGGRPDFAQAGGKDKTKLPEAKEASLAYITEILS; encoded by the coding sequence ATGGATATTAGAGAAGAGTACTTAAGATTTTTTGAGTCAAAAAACCATGAGAGAATAGCATCTGCGCCATTGGTGCCAGAAGATGCAACACTTCTTTTTAACAACGCTGGAATGGTGCCGTTTAAGTCGATATTTACAGGTGAAATTCCAAGACCTTCTAACCCAAGAGCTACTTCATGTCAGACATGTTTAAGAGCTGGTGGAAAACATAATGACTTGGAAAATGTGGGGCATACTGCAAGACATCACACTTTTTTTGAGATGCTAGGAAACTTTAGTTTTGGAAACTACTTTAAGGAAGAGGCTATTGACTACGCTTGGGAATTTATAACAGAAGTTATAAAATTTCCTGTTGATAAACTTTGGGTTACAGTTCATGATAGTGATGATGAAGCCGAACTTCTTTGGCAAAAACACGTAAGTAAAGATAGAATCCTTCGTCTTGGAGATTCAGATAACTTTTGGCAAATGGGCGATACTGGACCTTGTGGACCATGTAGTGAGATTTTTTATGATCAAGGTGCAGAAAACTTTAGTGGTGAAGAAGATTATCTTGGTGGCGAGGGTGATAGGTTTTTAGAGATTTGGAATCTTGTTTTTATGCAGTACGAAAGAAGCGCAGATGGATCTATGACTCCACTTCCAAAACCTTCTATAGATACAGGTATGGGTTTAGAGCGAGTTGTAGCCATAAAAGAGGGTGTTCATAGTAACTACGACTCATCTCTTTTTATGCCAATTATCAATGAAGTTGAAACTTTAATAGCTAAAAAATATGAGTATGCATCTGGTGCATCTTATAGAGTTATAGCTGATCACATTAGAACTGCACTTTTTCTTTTGGCTCAAGGTATAAACTTCTCAAATGAAGGTCGCGGTTATGTTCTTCGTCGCATCTTGCGTCGTGCGGTTAGACATGGATATCTTCTTGGATTTAGAGAAGCTTTTATGTATAAACTTGTAGATAGAGTAGTTGAGATTATGGGTGGTGAGTATGACTACTTAGCACTTAAAGCTGTAGCAGTTAAAGAGCAGATAGAACTTGAAGAAGCGAGATTTTTTAAAACTATAGAGTCTGGAATAGCACTTTTTGAAGAAGAGCTAAAAAATACAAAAGAAGTTTTTAGTGGAGAAGTTGCTTTTAAACTTTACGATACTTTTGGTTTTCCACTTGATTTAACAGAAGATATGTTAAAGGGTAAAAATCTTAAACTTGATTCAGTAACTTTTGAAGAGTTGATGTTAGAACAGCGTACTCGTGCAAAAGCTGCTTGGAAGGGCAGTGGAGATGCTGATACTCACGGAGATTTTAAAGAGCTTTTAGAGAAGTTTGGAGAGAATACTTTTGTTGGTTATGAGTTGATGAATAACTCTAGTAAAGTTCAAGCTCTTTTAGATGAAAATTTTAAAAGTGTAGATTCCCTTGCATCTGGAGATAAAGGCTGGGTTCTTTTAGATATAACACCTTTTTATGCTGAGAGCGGTGGACAAACTGGAGATATTGGAGAAATTGAAGGTTTTGCAAAAGTTCTTGATACAAGAAAGTTTTTTGACTTAAATCTTTCACAAATCTCTGTGACAAAAGAGCTCAAAATTGGTGATGTAGTAGATGTAAAAGTGGATATTTCAAGATATGAAATAACCAAACACCACTCAGCTACGCATCTGCTTCATGCTGTACTTTTTGATGTTTTAGGCGAACATATTTCTCAGGCTGGTTCACTTGTTGAAGCTGATAGATTAAGATTTGACTTCTCGCATCCAAAAGCTTTAACTCACAAAGAGTTAGTAGAAATAGAAACAAGAGTTAATAACGAAATTTTAAGAAGTATAGATGCTAATACTCAAGTTATGAGTATAGAAGATGCCAAACAAAGTGGAGCAAAAGCTCAATTTGGCGAGAAGTATGGAGATGAAGTTCGTGTTGTAAGTTTTGCGGATGCATCTGTAGAGTTTTGCGGTGGTGTTCATGTAAATAACACCGCAAATATTGGCTCATTTATCATAACAAAAGAGAGTGGTGTTAGTGCTGGTGTTAGAAGAATAGAAGCTGTTTGTGGACAAGCTGCATATCATCACTTTTGTGAACAGAGAATGCTAATAAAACAAGTAGAATCAGAAGTTAAAAACTTAGATGTTATAGCTGGAATATCAAGACTTAAATCAAACATAGCAGAGTTAAAAACAGAGCTTAAAGAAGCCCAAGAGAGTGTAAAAGTAGAAATCACAGCAAATGAGATAAATGGCGTTGCTGTTGTAGTTGAAGAGCTTGTATCTGGAGATATAAAAGAAAAGATAGATGAGCTTAAAAATCAAAATGAAAAACTTTGTGCAATGCTTTTTCAAGTTAAAGGTGACAAAGTTCTTATAGCTGCTGGTGTTAAAGAAGCTAGTGCAAAAGCTGGTGATTGGATTAAAAAAATTGCTCCAATACTTGGTGGCGGTGGCGGTGGTCGTCCAGATTTCGCTCAAGCTGGTGGAAAAGATAAAACTAAACTTCCTGAGGCAAAAGAAGCATCTCTTGCTTACATAACTGAGATTCTTTCATAG
- a CDS encoding diguanylate cyclase — translation MIFLKNIQKHLLLVIALFVFVFSVIFALLLTQRDSEIDEVLHEQLRFLEISYKQALDRFEVISKNVYISLQNDDKFLDILSKSVDAKKEQKEILRKALHKHLKDEFEKLKSLEIRYLQIVLPNNKSFLRVHKPTKFGDDLTNIRHSVKYANSYNSSISGFEQGKTSHAFRHVYPIYKNAKHIGVVDIGFSSTMLQNYTMRASDIHTHFIVNKNVFDSQAWKGNKEEPYHQSIEHKDFMFSMSDHIDHKRLDESQATLIFPIAEQINKNIATGKEFSLYKEIDSKIRVLAFLPIKNVKGDKTVAYLVSYTDSKRISTIKEKFEIYIILNFVILSLIFIFVYKILSNSEILKKELQYDGLTGVFNRKYFIKTVEDEFIKSKRLKHDFCIVMADIDHFKNINDTYGHQCGDIVLRDISYLMSTSIRSVDMLGRYGGEEFIFLISANAENTYKVVQNVRKKIEKFDFCNEKHLKLTASFGIACLKDEDTLEELIKYADMALYKSKNSGRNRITI, via the coding sequence ATGATATTTTTAAAAAATATTCAAAAACATCTACTACTAGTCATTGCTTTATTTGTATTTGTTTTTAGTGTTATTTTTGCTTTATTACTTACTCAAAGAGATTCAGAAATAGATGAAGTTCTACATGAGCAGTTAAGATTTCTTGAAATAAGCTATAAACAAGCCCTAGACAGATTTGAAGTCATTTCTAAAAATGTTTATATTTCACTTCAAAATGATGATAAATTTTTAGACATTTTGTCTAAATCTGTAGATGCTAAAAAAGAGCAAAAAGAGATATTAAGAAAGGCACTTCATAAACATCTAAAAGATGAGTTTGAAAAACTTAAATCTCTTGAAATTAGATATTTGCAAATTGTTTTACCAAATAATAAAAGTTTTTTAAGAGTGCATAAACCAACAAAGTTTGGAGATGATTTAACCAATATTAGACATAGTGTAAAATATGCAAATAGTTATAACTCTTCAATCTCAGGGTTTGAACAGGGAAAAACAAGTCATGCTTTTAGACATGTTTACCCAATATACAAAAATGCTAAACATATAGGTGTTGTTGATATTGGTTTTTCATCTACAATGCTTCAAAACTATACTATGAGAGCAAGTGATATTCACACTCACTTTATAGTAAATAAAAATGTTTTTGATTCTCAAGCTTGGAAAGGAAATAAAGAAGAACCATATCATCAAAGTATAGAACATAAAGATTTTATGTTTAGTATGTCTGATCATATAGATCATAAGCGTCTTGATGAGAGTCAAGCTACGCTCATCTTTCCGATAGCTGAGCAAATAAATAAAAATATAGCTACAGGTAAAGAGTTCTCTTTGTATAAGGAGATTGATTCTAAAATTAGAGTTCTTGCATTTTTACCTATTAAAAATGTAAAAGGTGACAAAACAGTTGCTTATTTAGTTTCATATACGGATTCAAAGCGTATCTCGACTATTAAAGAAAAATTTGAAATATATATCATACTAAATTTTGTGATATTATCTTTAATATTTATCTTTGTATATAAGATTTTAAGCAATAGTGAAATCTTAAAAAAAGAGCTTCAATATGATGGTCTTACAGGTGTTTTTAATCGTAAATATTTTATTAAAACAGTAGAAGATGAGTTTATTAAATCAAAACGTTTGAAACATGATTTTTGTATCGTAATGGCAGATATTGATCATTTTAAAAATATAAATGATACTTATGGACATCAGTGCGGAGATATTGTGTTAAGAGATATCTCTTATTTGATGAGTACTTCTATCCGTAGTGTTGATATGTTGGGGCGTTATGGTGGAGAAGAGTTTATCTTTTTGATTAGTGCAAATGCTGAAAATACTTACAAAGTTGTACAAAACGTACGTAAAAAAATAGAAAAGTTTGATTTTTGCAATGAAAAGCATCTTAAACTAACAGCATCTTTTGGTATAGCTTGCCTTAAAGATGAGGATACTTTAGAAGAATTGATAAAGTATGCAGATATGGCACTATACAAATCAAAAAATAGTGGTAGAAATCGCATAACAATTTAA
- the modA gene encoding molybdate ABC transporter substrate-binding protein, whose amino-acid sequence MFRYILILFLVFASMQAKKTENTTAVIFASGNNKFVLPKVIKSFKKKYPKSNILVQYGATGDLANAILDGVNYDLFLSADMQTAQRVYLANKSATKPKQYAQGTLVLFVPADKSLKQKKLTILKDKKIKHITIANPKTAPYGQAAMEVLKNSNLFNQLSKKIRYSTDISTAITNVVWYDDAGFLSKSAMQNLPVGYRTQGVNWIEIDASLYEPIRQGLVISKEGVSNKCVMNLVDFILSKEGQEIYKENGYN is encoded by the coding sequence ATGTTTCGTTATATCTTGATTTTATTTTTAGTGTTTGCATCTATGCAAGCAAAAAAAACAGAAAATACAACTGCTGTTATCTTTGCATCTGGTAACAATAAATTTGTTTTACCAAAAGTTATTAAAAGTTTTAAAAAGAAATATCCAAAAAGCAATATCTTAGTACAATATGGTGCTACTGGGGATTTAGCTAATGCTATCTTGGATGGTGTTAATTATGACTTGTTTTTATCTGCAGATATGCAAACAGCACAAAGAGTATATCTTGCAAATAAATCTGCTACAAAACCCAAACAGTATGCACAAGGAACTTTAGTTTTATTTGTTCCTGCTGATAAGTCTTTAAAGCAAAAGAAACTCACAATATTAAAAGACAAAAAAATCAAACATATAACAATTGCAAATCCTAAAACTGCCCCTTATGGACAAGCTGCAATGGAAGTGTTGAAAAATTCAAATTTATTTAACCAACTTTCTAAAAAGATTCGCTACTCAACTGATATATCTACAGCTATAACAAATGTTGTTTGGTATGATGATGCAGGATTTCTTTCAAAATCGGCTATGCAAAATCTACCTGTAGGATACAGAACACAAGGTGTTAACTGGATAGAGATAGATGCATCTTTGTATGAACCTATTCGTCAGGGCTTAGTTATCTCTAAAGAGGGAGTTTCAAATAAGTGTGTTATGAACCTTGTAGATTTTATACTCTCAAAAGAGGGACAAGAGATATATAAAGAAAATGGTTATAATTAA
- a CDS encoding DUF523 domain-containing protein has product MKKAIVSACLLGHMCRYDGKVKKTTEVIDALKDYEIIPFCPEAPLFGTPRERISVVNIDRKNKIITDKTNKDVTKLLEDEINSFVKLYPDAQKIVLKSKSPSCGFKTTPILNEKRETIGIGNGIAADILSAKFPNLKISDEREFA; this is encoded by the coding sequence ATGAAAAAAGCTATAGTCTCTGCATGTCTTTTGGGACATATGTGTCGTTATGATGGTAAGGTTAAAAAAACAACAGAAGTTATAGATGCTCTTAAGGATTATGAAATCATTCCTTTTTGCCCAGAAGCACCGCTTTTTGGAACTCCAAGGGAGAGAATTTCTGTAGTAAACATAGATAGAAAAAACAAAATTATCACTGATAAAACTAACAAAGATGTTACTAAACTTTTAGAAGATGAAATAAACTCATTTGTAAAGCTTTATCCAGATGCACAAAAAATAGTTTTAAAATCAAAAAGTCCAAGTTGTGGGTTTAAAACAACACCTATTTTAAACGAAAAAAGAGAAACTATAGGAATTGGAAATGGTATTGCCGCGGACATTTTAAGTGCAAAATTTCCAAATCTTAAGATTAGTGATGAAAGAGAGTTCGCTTAA
- a CDS encoding aldehyde dehydrogenase family protein, whose translation MDAKILFGSSETLSETFSERKSPFDGKVVSRACVCDAKDAKKALKIAQEAAKIAKNSTLSQRCNWLLDVASKLKEHKEDIAKTITDEVAKPISFSRIEVDRCIETITLSAETMRTMHGETINTDAMSSGKITTAYFTRESAGVVVAITPFNFPLNLVAHKLAPALVAGNAVVLKPTPEAPLTAYKFAKLFIESEYAIKDALSVVYGDAEVGSALITSDIPRVISFTGSVAVGNIITKNAGIKKLSLELGGNAATYIDASADLDLASARCAFGAFVNSGQVCISLQRIYVNEDIYDDFALKMAEQTKKLVVGSPYDDDTFLGPLIDDESASRAERWVESAILEGAKPLLPMKREGRMFSPCVMADVRDDMAIVCEEVFAPIVSLVKVKDFDDASPRMNNSPYGLQFSVFTNDLSITKRAIKELEAGGIVINDIPTLRFDIQPYGGVKLSGVGREGPKFAIEEMSEIKSVVIC comes from the coding sequence ATGGATGCAAAGATATTATTTGGTTCTAGCGAAACATTAAGCGAAACATTTAGTGAGAGAAAAAGTCCTTTTGATGGAAAAGTCGTTTCACGCGCTTGTGTATGTGACGCTAAAGATGCAAAAAAAGCATTGAAAATCGCTCAAGAAGCTGCAAAAATAGCAAAAAATTCAACCCTTTCTCAAAGATGCAACTGGCTTTTAGATGTAGCATCTAAGTTAAAAGAGCATAAAGAAGATATAGCAAAAACAATAACTGATGAAGTAGCAAAACCCATATCTTTTTCACGCATAGAAGTAGATAGATGCATAGAGACTATAACTTTATCTGCTGAGACTATGCGTACAATGCATGGAGAGACAATAAATACAGATGCTATGAGTAGCGGTAAGATAACAACTGCATATTTTACTCGTGAGAGTGCTGGAGTTGTAGTAGCCATAACTCCTTTTAACTTTCCCCTAAATCTTGTAGCTCATAAACTTGCACCTGCACTTGTAGCTGGAAATGCTGTAGTTTTAAAACCAACACCCGAAGCTCCTCTAACTGCTTATAAATTTGCAAAACTCTTTATAGAGAGTGAGTATGCCATAAAAGATGCACTTAGTGTAGTTTATGGAGATGCTGAGGTTGGAAGTGCTCTTATAACTAGCGACATTCCAAGAGTCATAAGTTTTACAGGTTCAGTTGCTGTTGGAAATATCATCACTAAAAATGCTGGAATTAAAAAACTATCTTTAGAGCTTGGCGGAAATGCTGCAACTTACATAGATGCGAGTGCTGATTTAGATTTGGCATCCGCGCGTTGTGCTTTTGGTGCTTTTGTAAACTCAGGACAGGTTTGCATCTCGCTTCAACGCATCTATGTAAATGAAGATATTTATGATGATTTTGCTCTTAAAATGGCAGAACAAACCAAAAAGCTTGTAGTAGGTTCACCTTATGATGATGATACTTTTTTAGGCCCTCTTATAGATGATGAGTCTGCATCTAGAGCTGAGCGTTGGGTTGAGAGTGCAATCCTTGAGGGTGCAAAACCTTTGCTTCCTATGAAACGAGAAGGAAGAATGTTTAGCCCTTGTGTTATGGCAGATGTTAGAGATGATATGGCTATAGTTTGTGAAGAGGTTTTCGCTCCTATAGTCTCTCTTGTAAAAGTTAAGGATTTTGATGATGCATCTCCTCGTATGAACAACTCTCCTTATGGACTTCAATTTTCTGTTTTTACAAATGATTTGAGTATCACTAAACGTGCTATAAAAGAGTTAGAAGCAGGCGGAATAGTTATAAATGATATACCAACTCTAAGATTTGATATACAACCTTATGGTGGCGTAAAATTAAGCGGAGTAGGGCGAGAAGGTCCTAAGTTTGCCATTGAAGAGATGAGCGAAATAAAATCTGTTGTTATTTGTTAG
- a CDS encoding DUF3108 domain-containing protein: MKKLLMIIMASLTLSANTIKMDYIGELSLFGKIADAKVVYDNDGKTYSIKIIASGSGIVGKLTNNKQYVLQSIGLVRDGVLIPQKYINSEYGKDFKKIKTYTIDYDKNKTYVSEYKKEKVEESEFDLIHVRYNITYRDVESTKEKVLDTVYQDDMISMFFNKKHNLLSMQNNETKRMSALGSEDTQEGVIVKHIKHEKDKSVFSVTVEKDYLSGGSKDATFILDDENILHETRIDGILFFGNARVRRVK, encoded by the coding sequence ATGAAAAAGTTATTAATGATTATTATGGCATCTTTAACTCTTAGTGCTAATACAATAAAGATGGATTATATAGGGGAGTTATCTCTCTTTGGTAAGATTGCTGATGCTAAAGTGGTTTATGATAATGATGGTAAAACATACAGTATAAAGATTATTGCGAGTGGTTCTGGCATAGTTGGAAAACTGACAAATAACAAGCAGTATGTTTTGCAGAGCATTGGCTTGGTGAGAGATGGAGTTCTTATTCCTCAAAAGTATATTAACTCTGAGTATGGCAAAGATTTTAAAAAGATAAAAACATACACTATAGACTATGATAAAAATAAAACTTATGTAAGTGAATATAAAAAAGAGAAGGTGGAAGAGTCTGAATTTGACCTTATTCATGTACGATACAATATTACTTACAGAGATGTTGAGAGCACAAAAGAAAAAGTTTTAGACACAGTCTATCAAGACGATATGATAAGTATGTTTTTTAACAAAAAGCACAATCTTCTCTCCATGCAAAACAACGAAACAAAGAGAATGAGTGCTCTTGGTAGCGAGGACACTCAAGAGGGTGTAATTGTTAAACACATTAAACATGAAAAAGACAAATCAGTATTTAGTGTTACGGTTGAAAAAGACTACTTAAGCGGTGGTTCTAAAGATGCTACATTTATTTTAGATGATGAAAATATTCTTCATGAGACTAGGATTGATGGCATACTCTTTTTTGGAAATGCTAGGGTTAGACGGGTAAAATAA
- a CDS encoding YraN family protein, which produces MSRTKGNLAEDKACKFLDENGFMIIERNFYSRFGEIDIIASKDEVLHFVEVKSGLDYESAVYNITPRKLSKLIKTGSVFMKKNSLDVTFVYDAIVVTPKSIELVENLTL; this is translated from the coding sequence ATGTCTAGAACCAAAGGAAATTTAGCTGAAGATAAGGCTTGTAAGTTTCTTGATGAAAATGGCTTTATGATAATTGAGAGAAATTTTTACTCTCGTTTTGGTGAGATAGATATTATCGCTTCTAAAGATGAGGTTTTGCACTTTGTTGAAGTTAAGAGTGGGCTTGATTATGAGTCTGCTGTTTATAATATTACACCAAGAAAATTATCTAAACTCATAAAAACAGGCAGTGTTTTTATGAAAAAAAACTCTCTTGATGTTACTTTTGTTTACGACGCCATTGTCGTAACTCCCAAAAGCATAGAGTTAGTTGAGAATCTAACTCTATAA